TCCATGCAGGGGAGTCTTTCCGAGATTCGCGCATACCGCAATCTCGTCGCGATACTCATTCATCCACTCCTTGGTGTGCTCTATTCTGTGTTCGTCTCAGAGAGACGGACCGACATCATGTGCGGAAGGCCGTGAAGCCTCGGGGAATGCGGGGCTATCCGGCCGATTGCATGTCGTGGCTCACAAGATCGAAAAATCGCTGGCCACATCGCCAATCACTCGCCTGAAATCACTCGCCGTCTCCGGCCATTTCTTTCATCGCTTCGGCCTCCATTTCCTTCACACGAGCTTCGTAAGCTTCGAGATCACTTACCGGAATGCCTTCTGTCACGGATGTCGCTGATTCATTGCCTCCGCATCCCGTGGAGAGAATCATCGTCATCAAGGAAAAAAGCAAAACCAACGACAAGGAAGTAGTTTTCATAAGCCTTCGCGACCAACCATTACAAATTGAAAGAACAGAATCATACAGCGGTAAATCAGCGTCAAATGACGAGCTTCAGAGAGTGCCAACCGGAGACGAGAGCAAACCTCAGCGTCTCCGGGTGTATGTGCAGCCAAACCTGGGTGACTTGGCTTAATCTTCCAGGCCTACAGTTTCTTTATAAGCCCGACTACCAAGTGCTCCCCAAAGCCCATACGGGCTCTGGCTGCCAGGTGCCCGAGCGCCGATGCCGGTAGCACCGTCCCAAACCATGCCTGAGTTGCGGCTTCCCGCTTCGATCGAATCGGTAATGAACTTCACCGCTCCGTCACCCATCAGGACATGAACGCCACCATTGTGCCGACTCGACATTGTTCCAGGGAATGACAAGTCTTTGGCGTTGTGCCGACCGCAGTAAACATCATTTGGCGGCAAGACGGTAAAGCAACCAGTGAACATCTGCTTGGCTTCTGCCCATTTGTAACCACGGGAATGGTCAGAGTTTGCTCCGCCATTGGCCCAGAAACGTGGTCGCAGTGGATCCTTGAAGTTATCGCAAGCACCTGGGTTTTCCATAACTGCTGCGATCGCGGCGTTGTTACCGCCCAGAGTCGAACCGTCGTTCGGAGCACTGGTCGAAGTGGCACCGTCGCCCAAATCCGTCGCAATTTCGCCCATTGCGATCGTATTGGACAAACCATCGAGAATGTCACGGAAACGCGAAGGAGCACATGGCCGGAAAAAACCTCGGTGGGCTGCTCGGCTGGAGGTTTCGCGAGCGGATTGTGTGCGTCGGTTATTCCAGGGCCCGAATCGGGTGTGGTAGGTACTGTCACCCAGGCAGGCGGCGTAGTTGGTACGTCCAAGAGCAGGCAAGCCCACACCTGGGTCACTTGGACATCGTAAAGTTGGAATCTCGTATGTCCAAGGGAGATACTGGATTGTTCCCGGCGTTGGGCCCATTGCAGGCCACGGGTTTGTCGGGGTACCAATCGCCGCGGAAAGGTTACCGTCGGACCTCTTGGCACTTGGATTAGCAATTTGCTCCCAAATTGCTTGCTGTTCAACGAACGGCAGAATTCCGACAAGCATGCTAAGACGCTTGCTGTTGGCCAGGTCGTTCTCTGCCCAATAGGCGTTCGCGTCGCCGTTGCCAACAAACAGAACGGTGCCAGTACCTTGCGTAGGCAATTGCTTGTACGCGGAATGATAGTTGTGCATGCCCAAGCCAAGTTGCTTGAAGTTGTTGCTGCAACTCATGCGTCTAGCCGCCTCGCGGGCAGCTTGCACGGCGGGCAACAACAGCCCCACAAGAACGCCAATGATGGCGATCACGACGAGTAGTTCAACCAACGTGAAACCACGTCGAAGTCTCGGATAACTCATAAAACACCTCGATTAGAAAACGAACAATTACACTTGGGCCGCCGAATAACAGCCCTCAATCCTCTTCACACATTCCTGTGTCCCACGCGGAAGTTAGTTCTGTGCCGGTTAGGAAACGGTCTCGAGGCACGCCGAGGCGTAGCGTTTGATCACGCTAACATCCATCGCTTGTGTCAAGAATTCGCTACCGCATTCGACAAAGAAAACCACTGGGCAGGCCACAAGCGAGTCTGCAGGTAGTCGGATCTGGAATCCCTATGTAAAACAAAACATCAGGGGTAATTAGGAAAACAGAAACAAACACCAACTCGACAGCCCCCTCAGAGGAATGTCGCCAATCGGATATCTGACGCCCTAGCAGGCTCTTACTGTCGCCTAGCATACCCCTGCGGAATTCCCTGTCTGTCGTCTGTTTGGATGACACGCCCCGCTTTCTCGTGGATATAACGGAGTTATGGACCGATCCCACGCACGATTGATAGCACTCATCCTGCTGTTGATTCCGCTTCGCTGCTTGGGGGACAGTGCGCCGTCAATCGATGGTCCAACCAGTCCGACGAAGATTGCCGAACTGGACTCGCGACTCGAAAAGTTCTCTTTGTCCGAGCTGCAAGATCACCTTGTTTCGATCGAAGCCCAACTTCGATGGCTCTCACCCTACAGCCTGCGCAGTGGAGTCGGCGTGATTGGCTTTCGCTCCGCTTGGCAAGGCTCTGCTGACCGACAGGAATGGATTAGCATTTCACTCGGTGACGAGTTTTCGATTGATGAAATTGTTTTGGTGCCGACGCTTTGGCGTGACTCCAACAAAGGGTTTCGGTCCGACGGATTTCCGCAAGCATTTCGAGTGCTTGCAGGAACCGACGACGATCTCAAAGGCACCGTCGTTGCCTCCTATGACGTTAGCGACAAAATCGAACCCAGAACCGGACCACTGGTAATTTCGTTGGAACCGACAAACGCGTCATGGGTCCGGATCGAAGCGACTGTGTTATCCAAACGTGCATTCGATACCAAGGAAATTTTTCAGCTTGCCGAAGTTCTCGTGTTTAGTGGCATGGAGAACGTGGCACTGCGGAAACACGTTTCGACAAGTTCAAATTCCAATGACCGAGTTGGTGCGTGGAACTCGACTTATTTAGTTGACGGATTGACTCCGTATTTGATGGATTCATCCCAAGGCAGCCAAAGCCTTGCCTATGTCAGTCGGTTTGGCGAGCAACCGGTGTTATATGTCGATCTAGAATCCGAATACCCAATCACAGGCATCCACTTGCATGCGGTCGACCAAGACGACACAGTCCCACAAGCGCATGCCGGAGACCTTGGTATTCCGAATCGGCTATTAATCGAAGGAGCGGACGACCAAGACTTTACTAATGCGAAAACACTTCTCGATTATCAACGAACGAACGTCAACGACATCGGACCGACGATGATGTGGCGAGTCCCGGAAACGATCTGCCGATTCGTTCGATTAAGCGCA
The Rubripirellula reticaptiva DNA segment above includes these coding regions:
- a CDS encoding DUF1559 domain-containing protein, which codes for MSYPRLRRGFTLVELLVVIAIIGVLVGLLLPAVQAAREAARRMSCSNNFKQLGLGMHNYHSAYKQLPTQGTGTVLFVGNGDANAYWAENDLANSKRLSMLVGILPFVEQQAIWEQIANPSAKRSDGNLSAAIGTPTNPWPAMGPTPGTIQYLPWTYEIPTLRCPSDPGVGLPALGRTNYAACLGDSTYHTRFGPWNNRRTQSARETSSRAAHRGFFRPCAPSRFRDILDGLSNTIAMGEIATDLGDGATSTSAPNDGSTLGGNNAAIAAVMENPGACDNFKDPLRPRFWANGGANSDHSRGYKWAEAKQMFTGCFTVLPPNDVYCGRHNAKDLSFPGTMSSRHNGGVHVLMGDGAVKFITDSIEAGSRNSGMVWDGATGIGARAPGSQSPYGLWGALGSRAYKETVGLED
- a CDS encoding sensor histidine kinase, with translation MDRSHARLIALILLLIPLRCLGDSAPSIDGPTSPTKIAELDSRLEKFSLSELQDHLVSIEAQLRWLSPYSLRSGVGVIGFRSAWQGSADRQEWISISLGDEFSIDEIVLVPTLWRDSNKGFRSDGFPQAFRVLAGTDDDLKGTVVASYDVSDKIEPRTGPLVISLEPTNASWVRIEATVLSKRAFDTKEIFQLAEVLVFSGMENVALRKHVSTSSNSNDRVGAWNSTYLVDGLTPYLMDSSQGSQSLAYVSRFGEQPVLYVDLESEYPITGIHLHAVDQDDTVPQAHAGDLGIPNRLLIEGADDQDFTNAKTLLDYQRTNVNDIGPTMMWRVPETICRFVRLSAIQPSVTDLNVSQDVRIGFAEIELYSNGKNVALGKRAFANSMPKPGDRSLRALTDGRNLFGEIPPLRTWLNQLAKRHDLEGMRPLVVAELNRRYARQRSQLTWVTWLAAFLAFGIGATFVVDRIVRMRQLTELRSRFAADLHDELGADLHVISLLSDLSRGAINNPDKHESLHQRIRIMTQRSSDAVRYCTNMLEAKELYGDLLDDMQRSTDRIMADFKGELTFEGDVAVLRGLKPRTRADLFLFYKECLVNISRHSNGTHFYARLTVHGNEISLTVRDDGRGLNDDHTNAVPSSLMRRAKLLGADADVQSSETGGTTISLKMKTRKWRFRK